TAAGTGAAAAGAAGAGAGTGGCTTTATAAGTAAAATTAACTAATTTATTTTTAAAGATGATTTCTGCATAGCAGAAGTCATCTTTTTTGGAGTGCCAGTATGTGAATTGATTTGGTGGAGCAAGTTGCTGTAGGAACAAAACATTAATTTACCACGAAACGTCGAAGCTTGTTTATTCTGCTGGGACTAAAATTTGGATTTGAAATTAGATGTGAAGCTGGGCCTGTAAGGATTTCATGATTCAAGGTTATAAAGTGCTTTAATTTTAATTCTAGAATATTAAAGCAACTACAAAACAGTTGTTTTTAAGAATATTACTCACCTAAGCATTTAGATAACTGTAGCTACTTGGCTATAGGTACTTAAAGCGTTGTCTTGCTATTTTATTCGTGGGCAATTGTCATTTAGATTTATTTCAAGCTATAATCTGTAAATTTAATCTAATGGAAACAAATTACATAAAAGGCTGTTTGTGAGTAGGAGGGGGAATTTTTAAAAGTTTCCGCTCCTACTCAATTTTTTAAAACAGCATTTTAATACATCAAAATAATTAGCAAGGGTGATTATAGCAAGCATAAGTTTTTTTTGTATAAAGTCCTGTAGAATAAGCATAATATCACTTATATGAAAAAAATTCCAATGGGGTGTATTAATGGAAATATATGGGACTATTAAAAAGGGGAAAAGAACAAAGGACCTAATACCAGATTTAGAGCCAGGGGATATTGCATTAATAGATCATAAGGACATTGATGAGATAGCAGCAACTGGTCTTGTGGATAAAAAAGTAAAAGGAGTTATAAACATCAATAAGTCTGTTTCTGGTTTTTATCCTAATAGAGGGCCAGAAGTTTTGGTTGATAAAGGCATAATGCTATGGGACCAAGCTCCTAAAAAACTATGGGACAAGGTTAGATATGGACAAAAAGTAAAGATATTAGATGATGAAGTAATGGGTACAAATGTAAAATTGAGCAAGTCTCTCAGTAAAATTGATTTACGTGAAAAGCTTAATGAAGCGGAAAGAAATTTTGATAAAGTATTAGATTCATTTATAGAAAATACTTTAGACTATGCCAAAAAAGAGAAAAAATTAGTTACTGGAAGACTATCCGTACCTTCAATTAAGACAAAAATTGAGGGAAGACCAGTAGTTGTTGTAGTGCGTGGCAAAAATTATAAAGAAGATTTAGCAGCGATGGAAAACTATATCAATGAAGTGAAACCAGTTTTGATTGCTGTTGATGGTGGTGCAGATGCTCTTATAGGTCATAAGTTTAAGCCTCATGTAATTATAGGTGATATGGACAGTGTTTCTGATAAGGGTCTATTAATGGCTGATGAGATCATCGCCCATGGTTTCCCAGATGGTAGAGTTCCAGCCTCACATAGGTTACAAAAGTTAGGAGTAAACTACAAAACAATATTTGCACCAGGTACCAGTGAAGATATTGCCTTACTTCTTGCTTATCAGCAAAAAGCTGAATTGCTAATTGCTGTGGGCACACATTCTAATATGATAGATTTTCTTGAAAAAGGAAGAAGAGGAATGGCTAGCACTTTTTTAGTTAG
This genomic interval from Proteinivorax tanatarense contains the following:
- the steA gene encoding putative cytokinetic ring protein SteA gives rise to the protein MEIYGTIKKGKRTKDLIPDLEPGDIALIDHKDIDEIAATGLVDKKVKGVININKSVSGFYPNRGPEVLVDKGIMLWDQAPKKLWDKVRYGQKVKILDDEVMGTNVKLSKSLSKIDLREKLNEAERNFDKVLDSFIENTLDYAKKEKKLVTGRLSVPSIKTKIEGRPVVVVVRGKNYKEDLAAMENYINEVKPVLIAVDGGADALIGHKFKPHVIIGDMDSVSDKGLLMADEIIAHGFPDGRVPASHRLQKLGVNYKTIFAPGTSEDIALLLAYQQKAELLIAVGTHSNMIDFLEKGRRGMASTFLVRLKVGPKLVDAKGVSSLYNRPVKARSIIGLIAALVLPFFVLILYSSTMQQIIRLFLMRFRYTFF